A window from Pagrus major chromosome 4, Pma_NU_1.0 encodes these proteins:
- the LOC140994240 gene encoding trace amine-associated receptor 13c — MTALPPNISVPGSTAVLLPTADYLFNLTAAAQATLGSGQSLAPLCTICCCGFLNRTLAVVFMVSLAFAIVVGNVVTLTVFVQTRQSRTPQGYLKVSLAIADMMVGVLVVPFSVYTEISLMVTSTPPVWYQGSSTSPATSSSLGGLVSPWQPCMLIGPVFAGCTFVSISTIFLMTLERSVAILRPLHKDALVTRRRTLLLILLSWAASFLLALAPLIFSSNFTLEYNECSRMCNYTPLMFGGQLPPDANILLLFPAFDFTLLGGTLAVNIVSFTSIRRYSQKRKLLSEGSLTDTGGGGGAGGCPHRPSFSDIKAAKTIGILTFAFTASFSPIAVFVLGNVVGYTWCNFSFFAFWILTGNSCCNVIIYSVRDHRFRKGVTLLFQRDQSPPHGEKT, encoded by the exons ATGACTGCTCTACCTCCCAACATCAGCGTTCCCGGGAGTACAGCTGTTCTGCTGCCGACTGCAGACTATCTGTTCaatctgactgcagctgctcaaGCAACACTCGGTTCAGGCCAGTCACTGGCCCCTCTCTGTACCATCTGCTGCTGTGGATTTCTCAACCGCACCTTGGCTGTGGTGTTCATGGTCAGCCTGGCATTTGCCATTGTGGTTGGAAATGTGGTCACCCTCACTGTGTTTGTGCAAACAAGACAGTCTCGAACACCACAGGGATACCTGAAAG tgtCTCTGGCCATAGCGGACATGATGGTCGGCGTCCTCGTCGTCCCTTTCTCTGTCTACACTGAGATCTCTCTGATGGTGACCAGCACTCCCCCCGTTTGGTACCAGGGTAGTTCTACTTCCCcggccacctcctcctctcttggGGGACTTGTGAGCCCCTGGCAGCCCTGCATGCTGATTGGCCCAGTGTTCGCTGGATGCACCTTTGTCTCCATTAGCACCATCTTCCTCATGACACTGGAGCGAAGTGTTGCCATCTTACGACCACTCCACAAGGACGCTTTGGTGACCCGGAGACGAACTCTGCTCCTCATCCTGCTCTCCTGGGCAGCTAGCTTCCTGCTGGCTCTTGCGCCCCTCATCTTCAGCAGCAACTTCACTCTGGAGTACAATGAGTGCAGTCGTATGTGTAACTACACCCCACTAATGTTTGGAGGCCAGCTGCCACCTGATGCCAACATTTTGCTGTTATTCCCAGCGTTTGACTTCACACTGCTCGGTGGCacgttagcagttaacattgTGTCTTTCACTAGCATCCGACGGTACTCCCAAAAACGCAAGCTGCTCTCAGAAGGGAGTCTGACTGAcacagggggaggaggaggagcgggaggGTGCCCTCACAGGCCCTCCTTTTCAGACATCAAAGCTGCCAAAACAATTGGCATACTAACATTCGCCTTCACAGCATCATTCTCTCCCATCGCTGTGTTTGTGCTCGGGAACGTGGTGGGATACACCTGGTgtaacttttccttttttgccTTCTGGatcctgacaggaaacagttGCTGTAATGTAATTATCTACAGTGTCAGGGACCATCGCTTCAGGAAGGGTGTGACCCTGCTTTTTCAGCGAGACCAGTCACCCCCACATGGCGAGAAGACCTGa
- the dhodh gene encoding dihydroorotate dehydrogenase (quinone), mitochondrial, whose translation MAGHLKKQLKDAVKIISSGSLLFASYLTAVGDERFYANQLMPLLQRIVGAETAHVLAVKVIGLGLVPMKRYQDPASLEVNVLGLKFKNPIGIAAGFDKHGEAVDGLYKVGFGFVEVGTITPKPQEGNPKPRVFRLTTDQAIINRYGFNSCGLVDAQQRLKAREGTQEQQRKAGLPLGINLGKNKLSQDAGADYLEGVRVLGPLADYLVVNVSSPNTPGLRDLQGKAELHQLLQTVLKARDALQGESKPPVLVKIAPDLTAQDKQDIADVVTELGVDGLMVTNTTVSRPETLQDPNKSEVGGLSGQPLKDLSTNTVREMYNLTKGKVPIVGIGGVASGQDALDKIRAGASLVQLYTALTYQGPPIVTKIKRELEQLLKEQGFCSVSEAIGADHRAADRSTQKLSLLKEMANTDAGPVAATTSY comes from the exons ATGGCGGGACACCTGAAG AAGCAGTTAAAAGACGCAGTGAAGATCATCAGCTCGGGTAGCCTTCTGTTTGCCTCCTACCTCACTGCGGTTGGAGATGAGCGTTTCTATGCCAACCAGCTGATGCCCCTGctgcagaggattgtgggtgcAGAGACGGCTCATGTGCTGGCAGTGAAGGTGATCGGTCTGGGTCTGGTTCCTATGAAACGCTACCAGGACCCTGCGTCACTG GAAGTGAACGTCCTGGGATTAAAGTTCAAAAACCCCATTGGGATCGCAGCAGGTTTTGACAAGCATGGAGAGGCCGTAGACGGATTGTACAAGGTGGGCTTTGGCTTTGTTGAAGTGGGCACAATCACTCCCAAGCCTCAGGAGGGGAACCCCAAACCACGTGTGTTTCGACTAACTACAGATCAGGCAATTATTAACAG ATACGGATTCAACAGCTGTGGTTTGGTAGATGCACAACAGAGGCTGAAGGCCAGAGAAGGCACTCAGGAACAGCAAAGGAAAG CTGGCCTTCCCCTGGGCATAAACCTGGGGAAGAACAAGCTGTCCCAGGACGCAGGGGCAGATTACTTGGAGGGGGTGAGAGTGCTGGGCCCGCTGGCTGACTACCTGGTGGTCAACGTCAGCAGTCCAAATACTCCAGGTCTGCGGGATCTACAGGGGAAGGCTGAGCTCCACCAGCTACTGCAAACG GTGTTGAAGGCGCGTGATGCCCTGCAGGGAGAAAGCAAACCTCCGGTCCTGGTGAAAATCGCTCCTGACCTCACTGCACAGGACAAACAAGACATCGCTGATGTTGTCACTGAG CTGGGAGTGGATGGTTTAATGGTGACTAACACCACAGTGTCCAGACCAGAGACGCTTCAGGATCCCAATAAGTCTGAGGTCGGGGGGCTAAGTGGCCAGCCTCTCAAAGACCTCTCTACTAACACTGTGAGAGAGATGTACAACCTCACCAAAG GTAAAGTACCAATAGTTGGAATCGGTGGTGTGGCCAGTGGACAGGATGCTCTGGATAAGATCCGTGCTGGTGCATCACTGGTTCAGCTTTACACAGCTTTGACCTACCAGGGTCCGCCCATAGTGACGAAGATAAAACGAGAGTTGGAACAACTTCTCAA aGAACAAGGTTTCTGCAGTGTATCAGAGGCAATCGGAGCAGATCACAGGGCAGCAGACAGGTCGACTCAGAAGCTGAGCCTGCTGAAAGAGATGGCCAACACAGATGCAGGACCTGTAGCTGCCACCACGTCCTACTAG